Proteins encoded within one genomic window of Jiangella mangrovi:
- a CDS encoding TraR/DksA family transcriptional regulator — MAGAKAKVDTVAGNSKVEAAEAAVLVVREDEDPWSEDELTEVREQLNSDATRLRQEIADAEADIADLLRSGDSGGEDQADTGTKTFEREHEMSLAASHRDMLIQTERALGRIENGTYGICESCGNPIGKARLQAFPRATLCMTCKQRQERR, encoded by the coding sequence ATGGCTGGTGCGAAGGCGAAGGTGGACACCGTGGCCGGAAACAGCAAGGTCGAGGCCGCTGAGGCGGCCGTTCTGGTGGTCCGCGAGGACGAGGACCCGTGGAGTGAGGACGAGCTCACCGAGGTGCGCGAGCAGCTGAACTCCGACGCGACACGGCTGCGCCAAGAGATCGCCGACGCCGAGGCCGACATCGCCGACCTCCTGCGCAGCGGCGACAGCGGCGGCGAGGACCAGGCCGACACCGGCACGAAGACGTTCGAGCGCGAGCACGAGATGTCGCTGGCGGCGAGTCACCGCGACATGCTCATCCAGACCGAGCGTGCGCTGGGCCGCATCGAGAACGGCACGTACGGCATCTGCGAGAGCTGCGGCAATCCCATCGGCAAGGCCCGGTTGCAGGCGTTCCCGCGGGCCACTCTGTGCATGACGTGCAAGCAGCGGCAGGAGCGCCGCTGA
- a CDS encoding DUF167 family protein gives MRVTIRVRPGASRTAVGGTYGDALVVAVQERAVDGAATTAALDAVAAALGIRKREVTLLTGTTSRTKTVEVPDAAASRLAELMREAH, from the coding sequence GTGCGTGTGACGATCCGGGTCCGGCCGGGCGCCTCCCGGACGGCGGTGGGCGGAACGTACGGCGACGCCCTGGTCGTTGCCGTCCAGGAACGGGCCGTGGACGGCGCCGCCACCACGGCCGCCCTGGACGCCGTCGCCGCGGCCCTGGGAATACGGAAGCGGGAGGTGACGTTGCTCACCGGCACGACCAGCAGGACGAAGACTGTCGAGGTCCCGGACGCTGCGGCGTCGCGGCTGGCAGAACTCATGCGCGAGGCGCATTGA
- the ileS gene encoding isoleucine--tRNA ligase: MTDPTGYREVPAQVDLPALEHDVLAFWRDNDVFAQTVKASEGRPQWNFYEGPPTANGMPGTHHIEARVFKDVFPRYRTMKGYHVPRQAGWDCHGLPVEIAVEKELGFEAKSDIEAYGVAEFNAKCRESVLRHVDAFEQLTERMGYWVDLSQAYRTMDASYIQSVWWSLKQIFDKGLLVEDYRVSPYCPRDETALSSHELAQGYETVVDPSVYVRFPLTSGPLAGEASLLVWTTTPWTLVSNTAVAAHPDVTYVAARAAGSSELLVVAEPLLDSVLGEGAEVVGTFTGAEMERWTYQRPFELVDIPDAHYLVVDGYVTTEDGTGLVHQSPAFGADDLRVCRRYGLPVVNPVRSNGTFAEDVPLVGGQFFKRADADLVADLEHRGVLFKHVPYEHEYPHCWRCHTPLIYYAQPSWYIRTTQIKDALLRENEKTTWYPETIKWGRYGEWLRGNVDWALSRNRYWGTPLPIWRNDEDPSRMVCVGSLAELSELSGQDLSELDPHRPYVDDVTFTVDGVPGTFRREPYVIDVWYDSGSMPFAQAGYPYAPGSAEAFQKSYPAQYICEALDQTRGWFYTLMAIGTLVFDRSSYENVVCLGLILAEDGRRMSKHLGNILEPMPLMDEHGADAVRWFMLASGSPWLPRRVGHASLQEIVRKVLLTYWNTASFLSLYGRTAGWTPGSADVPPVADRPVLDRWALSELHRLVREVDAALDGFDTQAAGAKLTAFVDDLSNWYVRRSRRRFWDGDPAALATLHECVETLSRLMAPMVPFVTERVWQDLVVPADPDAAPSVHAASWPSSDDSLIDDALRAEVSLTRRLVELGRAARAESKVRTRQPLARALVGARGWETLRPELRAEIADELNVVSVLSLSEAGAGEDLVDVSAKANFRSLGKRFAKDTPRVAAAVAAADAGALASTLKTSGRATVEVDGLGPVDVTPDDVIVTETPREGWAVAREGETVALDLTLTDALVRAGLVREAVRLVQEARKSAGFEVSDRIELAWSASEAMAEALREHGALLADEVLAAAVHDDLAALDGAPERTDEELGLTFRLRRLQG; this comes from the coding sequence ATGACCGACCCCACCGGCTACCGCGAGGTGCCCGCCCAGGTCGACCTTCCGGCGCTGGAGCACGACGTCCTCGCGTTCTGGCGCGACAACGACGTGTTCGCGCAGACGGTGAAGGCCAGCGAGGGCCGCCCTCAGTGGAACTTCTACGAGGGGCCGCCCACCGCCAACGGGATGCCCGGCACCCACCACATCGAGGCGCGCGTCTTCAAGGACGTCTTCCCGCGCTACCGCACGATGAAGGGCTACCACGTCCCGCGCCAGGCCGGCTGGGACTGCCACGGCCTGCCCGTCGAGATCGCGGTCGAGAAGGAGCTGGGCTTCGAGGCCAAGAGCGACATCGAGGCCTACGGCGTCGCCGAGTTCAACGCGAAGTGCCGCGAGTCGGTCCTGCGCCACGTCGACGCGTTCGAGCAGCTCACCGAGCGCATGGGCTACTGGGTCGACCTCTCGCAGGCGTACCGCACCATGGACGCGTCGTACATCCAGAGCGTCTGGTGGTCGCTCAAGCAGATCTTCGACAAGGGCCTGCTGGTCGAGGACTACCGGGTGTCGCCGTACTGTCCCCGCGACGAGACGGCGCTGTCCTCGCACGAGCTGGCGCAGGGCTACGAGACCGTCGTCGACCCGTCGGTGTACGTGCGCTTCCCGCTGACGTCGGGTCCGCTCGCGGGCGAGGCATCGCTGCTGGTCTGGACCACGACCCCGTGGACGCTGGTCTCGAACACCGCCGTCGCCGCCCACCCGGACGTCACGTACGTGGCGGCGCGGGCGGCCGGCTCGTCCGAGCTGCTCGTCGTCGCCGAGCCGCTCCTCGACTCCGTCCTGGGCGAGGGCGCCGAGGTCGTCGGCACGTTCACCGGCGCCGAGATGGAGCGCTGGACCTACCAGCGCCCGTTCGAGCTGGTCGACATCCCCGACGCCCACTACCTCGTCGTCGACGGGTACGTCACCACCGAGGACGGCACCGGGCTGGTGCACCAGTCCCCCGCGTTCGGCGCCGACGACCTGCGGGTCTGCCGCCGCTACGGCCTGCCCGTGGTCAACCCGGTCCGCTCCAACGGCACGTTCGCCGAGGACGTCCCGCTGGTCGGCGGGCAGTTCTTCAAGCGCGCCGACGCCGACCTGGTCGCCGACCTCGAGCACCGCGGCGTGCTGTTCAAGCACGTCCCGTACGAGCACGAGTACCCGCACTGCTGGCGCTGCCACACGCCCCTCATCTACTACGCGCAGCCGTCCTGGTACATCCGCACGACGCAGATCAAGGACGCGCTGCTGCGCGAGAACGAGAAGACCACCTGGTACCCCGAGACGATCAAGTGGGGCCGCTACGGCGAGTGGCTGCGCGGCAACGTCGACTGGGCGCTGTCGCGGAACCGGTACTGGGGCACGCCGCTGCCCATCTGGCGCAACGACGAGGACCCGTCACGCATGGTGTGCGTGGGGTCGCTGGCGGAGCTGTCGGAGCTGTCCGGTCAGGACCTCTCCGAGCTGGACCCGCACCGGCCCTACGTCGACGACGTCACGTTCACGGTCGACGGCGTGCCCGGCACGTTCCGCCGCGAGCCGTACGTCATCGACGTCTGGTACGACTCCGGCTCGATGCCGTTCGCGCAGGCCGGGTACCCGTACGCCCCCGGCAGCGCCGAGGCGTTCCAGAAGTCCTACCCGGCGCAGTACATCTGCGAGGCGCTGGACCAGACCCGCGGCTGGTTCTACACGCTCATGGCCATCGGCACGCTGGTGTTCGACCGGTCGTCGTACGAGAACGTCGTCTGCCTGGGCCTGATCCTCGCCGAGGACGGCCGGCGCATGAGCAAGCACCTGGGCAACATCCTCGAGCCGATGCCGCTCATGGACGAGCACGGCGCCGACGCCGTCCGCTGGTTCATGCTGGCCAGCGGCTCGCCGTGGCTGCCGCGCCGGGTCGGACACGCCAGCCTGCAAGAGATCGTCCGCAAGGTGCTGCTGACCTACTGGAACACCGCGTCGTTCCTGTCGCTGTACGGGCGGACGGCGGGGTGGACGCCCGGTTCCGCCGACGTGCCGCCCGTGGCCGACCGGCCGGTCCTCGACCGGTGGGCGCTGTCGGAGCTGCACCGGCTGGTCCGCGAGGTCGACGCCGCGCTCGACGGCTTCGACACGCAGGCTGCGGGCGCGAAGCTGACGGCGTTCGTCGACGACCTCTCGAACTGGTACGTGCGCCGGTCGCGGCGGCGGTTCTGGGACGGCGACCCGGCGGCGCTGGCGACGCTGCACGAGTGCGTCGAGACGCTGTCGCGGCTGATGGCGCCCATGGTCCCGTTCGTCACCGAGCGGGTCTGGCAGGACCTCGTCGTGCCGGCCGACCCGGACGCGGCGCCGTCGGTGCACGCGGCGTCGTGGCCGTCGTCGGACGATTCGCTGATCGACGACGCCCTGCGCGCCGAGGTGTCGCTGACGCGGCGCCTGGTCGAGCTGGGCCGGGCGGCCCGGGCGGAGTCGAAGGTCCGGACGCGCCAGCCGCTGGCCCGGGCGCTGGTCGGCGCGCGCGGCTGGGAGACGCTGCGGCCGGAGCTGCGGGCCGAGATCGCCGACGAGCTCAACGTCGTGTCGGTGCTGTCGCTGTCCGAGGCCGGCGCGGGCGAGGACCTGGTCGACGTGTCTGCCAAGGCGAACTTCCGGTCGCTGGGCAAGCGGTTCGCGAAGGACACGCCTCGAGTCGCCGCGGCCGTGGCGGCGGCCGACGCGGGCGCGCTCGCGTCGACGTTGAAGACCTCCGGCCGGGCGACGGTCGAGGTCGACGGCCTCGGGCCGGTCGACGTCACGCCCGACGACGTCATCGTCACCGAGACGCCGCGCGAGGGCTGGGCGGTCGCCCGCGAGGGCGAGACCGTCGCGCTCGACCTCACCCTGACCGACGCGCTGGTGCGGGCCGGTCTGGTCCGCGAGGCGGTGCGGCTGGTCCAGGAGGCGCGCAAGTCGGCCGGCTTCGAGGTGTCCGACCGCATCGAGCTGGCGTGGTCGGCGTCCGAGGCCATGGCCGAGGCGCTGCGCGAGCACGGCGCCCTGCTGGCCGACGAGGTGCTGGCGGCCGCGGTGCACGACGACCTGGCCGCGCTGGACGGCGCGCCGGAGCGGACGGACGAGGAGCTCGGCCTGACGTTCCGCCTGCGCCGGCTGCAGGGCTGA